From Pseudocalidococcus azoricus BACA0444, the proteins below share one genomic window:
- a CDS encoding DUF4079 domain-containing protein — MLLNLADILLLIHPILACTFIFPVIGIVGYLAWQTRQRRLSAPGETKGKISPQVGREHVAIGNLLAAGVVGITLVALAYGVTYGYQGFLDQAKDGKLSTVQVGFVVVMFILTIISFGILMRTRSKLWRGIFATLAGLGIGVLGWQPGIFHRNDEWYVSHYYFGIVASWLMIFAAAIVQDIYQSKKWRRVHIILNSLALILFILQGVTGTRDLLELPLSWQESVVYSCNFDPKSPEFKTCPK, encoded by the coding sequence ATGCTGCTAAACCTTGCCGATATTCTCCTGTTAATCCACCCCATTTTGGCCTGTACCTTTATCTTTCCGGTGATTGGTATTGTTGGCTACCTGGCCTGGCAAACACGACAACGGCGGCTCTCTGCTCCGGGGGAAACCAAAGGGAAAATTTCACCCCAAGTTGGTCGGGAACACGTGGCCATTGGGAATTTATTGGCGGCAGGAGTGGTGGGGATTACCCTTGTGGCCCTGGCCTATGGAGTCACCTATGGCTATCAAGGATTTTTGGATCAGGCCAAGGATGGCAAACTTAGCACCGTGCAAGTGGGGTTTGTGGTTGTGATGTTTATTCTGACAATCATTTCCTTTGGGATCTTGATGCGGACTCGTTCTAAGCTCTGGCGAGGTATCTTTGCTACGTTAGCGGGCCTGGGCATTGGGGTTTTAGGTTGGCAGCCGGGGATTTTCCATCGCAATGATGAGTGGTACGTCTCCCATTACTATTTTGGAATTGTCGCCAGTTGGTTGATGATCTTTGCTGCGGCCATTGTTCAGGATATTTACCAGAGTAAGAAATGGCGGCGGGTGCATATCATTTTGAACTCCCTAGCCCTGATTTTGTTTATTCTTCAAGGGGTAACTGGGACGCGGGATTTATTGGAGTTGCCTTTGAGTTGGCAAGAATCTGTCGTTTATAGCTGTAACTTTGACCCCAAATCCCCAGAGTTTAAGACCTGTCCTAAGTAG
- a CDS encoding TPM domain-containing protein, whose protein sequence is MLQLIHATISGLRTVRLGGWGRQVGIVAWGLALSCGLILGLTTPAWAFNNPELLPAQPTTIVDLAKVLTPVQQEKLGIQLEQFEADTGWKLRVLTQYDRTPGLAVKDFWELDDHSILLVADSRGGNILNFNVGDDAYRVLQRTFWVELQTRFGNQYFVRENGEDQAIIQSLQAIENCLVKGGCRAVPGLPSEQWILTLITSGLGGVIFGFAARPRQENQVVAWKWILLFSPLWGMLFLAFGLGPVLVRTSEWVPIFRNIAGFMAGALIAFLVPTPTPSTPSET, encoded by the coding sequence ATGCTGCAACTCATTCACGCCACAATCTCTGGGCTAAGAACGGTGAGACTCGGGGGTTGGGGGCGACAGGTGGGGATTGTGGCTTGGGGGCTGGCGCTGAGTTGCGGCTTAATTTTGGGCCTGACCACCCCGGCTTGGGCCTTTAACAATCCAGAACTTTTACCGGCCCAGCCCACAACCATTGTAGATCTTGCCAAGGTCTTAACCCCCGTGCAGCAGGAAAAATTAGGGATTCAACTGGAGCAGTTTGAGGCAGATACGGGTTGGAAATTACGGGTCTTAACGCAATATGATCGCACCCCCGGCCTGGCGGTGAAAGACTTTTGGGAACTGGACGATCACAGCATTTTATTAGTGGCTGACTCTCGGGGCGGAAATATTCTCAATTTTAATGTTGGCGATGATGCTTACCGAGTCTTACAACGCACCTTTTGGGTTGAACTGCAAACCCGCTTTGGCAATCAATATTTTGTCCGGGAAAATGGTGAAGACCAGGCCATTATCCAGTCCCTCCAGGCGATTGAAAATTGCTTAGTTAAGGGGGGCTGTCGAGCGGTTCCTGGTTTACCGTCTGAGCAGTGGATATTAACCCTAATTACCTCTGGTTTGGGTGGGGTAATTTTTGGCTTTGCGGCCCGTCCCCGTCAAGAAAATCAAGTCGTGGCCTGGAAATGGATTTTGTTGTTTTCACCCCTTTGGGGGATGTTGTTCTTGGCCTTTGGCCTGGGGCCGGTTTTAGTGAGAACAAGCGAATGGGTTCCCATTTTCCGTAATATTGCTGGCTTTATGGCTGGGGCTTTAATCGCCTTTCTTGTCCCAACTCCAACACCTTCAACTCCCTCAGAAACCTAA